CCTTTCAATACCCATtatcggttgttttttttctgaaatgaatccAATTTGCAGAATTTGTTTCCAAAGCCATGAATTCACCGTCACCAACGTAGAAATTTGAAGCGTCACAAAGAGCTAACATGTAGATCTAGCCAATGATGTGGCCAGAGTGTGTTTCTATGCCAGCCTGTGTTCCTAACCCCCTGGTGGCACCGTCTGCAGGGCCGAAGTCGAGGCTGAGGTCCCGCTGTAGCAGCAGAGCTGTCACACGATCAAGGAGGTAGTTTCTGGGTTTGCACTGTCTCGCTGTGtgacccacccccccccctgccctcagATGGCCCGTGGGCCTCAACGCGGACTtgatttcctcttttctttttcatacctttctttgtttatttgctcATCGGTTTGTTCCTCCTTTCAtttgtctcttcttctctggattGCCTCGTAGGTGGCTGAATTTGAACTGCTGTACAGACCtggtgtgtctctctctctctctctctcgctgctgtgatttagctgtgtgtgtctggtgttaCTAGAGCTGTGCTAGAGAGTAGTTCTTAGTGAGTTCTCAGGATTGACGTAAGTGGACTATCGTAATACTGTGCTATACTAAAGTGATATTGACATGGCGGAAGAAACAAAGTACTCGAGTACTTCCGATGGAAGTCGTTTTTACTTGACTGATTATTTCAGTTTCTCTCACAGTGGTgctgcacttttattttaatgaaggGCCAGAGTATCCTTTCCAACGGTAAGATTAGCAAAGGGTTTATAGTTTTCTGCCATTATGACTCACCGGCATCAAGATGCCAGATGTAAGTGAGTAACCAGTGCAAGCTGTTCTCACAGAGCCGTCCTGTTCCTGAATAGAGCCGTAGATGTGTCTAGTTATGTTCTCAGGCTGAGGAGGGGAACCGCAGCGCTGCTCCTGACCCTCATGGAGGGCCCCGTCCTGGGCTGACCTTGCCTTTAAACCCAGGAGAGGCCCTCCCTCTTTAGAAATGAGGAGAAGTGAAGTAGCTGTGGGCAAAGGTGCAGTGGAGCAAAATGGGGGAAAAAGAGCACATCTGTGTTTGTAGTTCGCGGGGAGGTCCTGGGGTTGGTGGATGGGAAAGGTAGGAGAGCGCAGGAACGTCCCAAGGGAAGAGTTCAAACAAGGCGCGTCCTCGGGATGTCTTTTTGAATCAATAGGTAGCCATAAAGGAACatcacaggaggagagaggatcGCTTGATGCACCAGCTTTGTTTATTTGCACATACACACCATTTAGTCTTTTATCGTTCGTTCAGCACGGTCATTTTCCAACAGACCTCATTTTGTTTGGCCAAAGACTTCTTGCGCAAACAGCAGCACCTctcaattttttttaacatttcttttttaataaaaaaaagtccagtGTGGGGTCCTCAACGGTCACAAAGATCTTTCCAAGCCGCCTCATCCAACCCTGGGGTTGCTGGTGCTATTCCATAGCTATTCCATTGATCGCCATGAGAGACAGGGAAAGCCCTGACATGTCGTCGCGCTTCGTATTTCTACCCAACGTCTCGGCCTGACGACTTTGATGTCTGTAATGACTGCGATTAGACCGGAGGAAAAATATCAGGCTAAataagtgcatgtgtgtgtgtgtgtgcgtggacttGTGTGCAATATCTGGACAGGCCTTAGTTATTTTTGGTCAcggggaggagaggagccaTGACGGCGTGTGGTCTTAGAACAGAGGATCCAGTCTTCTTCTTggaaagcggggggggggggcagaggagtgaggagtggtggtggtgggggggggggggggggggtttactgTGGATGTCCTGTTACCCTGCAGCAAGTTTATGACTTGCTGTTGGGTTAAATTGGATGTCAGAAGCAGTCAGTATCAAATCCACCTCCTGCCGAGGTTCTGGTCTTAAAACCACTTTGTTAGATCATCTGCGTGTTTATCCACGGAGAATTTTACTCTTGGCTTAtccacttttagtttttttttgggACATCTATAAGTTGAAGGGCTGCCTTTAAGcgcactgatttaaaaaaaatcgacAGGAATTTTGACAGTAACTGCGAGTATCTCTCAGTTGCTGGCGATGGTGTCGTGCAGCCGTGTGAGTGGGGAAGATCCTCTCCCGACAGCTGACATCACCGTGGTAACGGACCTCTCTTTCCTTCCGCTGCAGTCTCAACGAACGGGCCCATCTGCTGACAAGAGTCTTTAGGAAAACACCTTCAAGCGTCGGACGCTCCAACTCCGTGCAGCAGACGGTGTCACGTGAGTGACCGTTTCCAAACACGCGTACTGTACTCTTTATCCAAATAGTCCTTCAGGAACAGAGCTTGAACGTTAACTCgtgatctgggggggggcaggcaaagagGGAACGGTGCTGCACATCCCTCAGTTTACTCCAGCGTTCGTCTCTCTCCGCAGACGGTTACGCCTTCTCTCAGGAGGAGCACGGCGTGGTGTCCCAATCCCAGGTAGTGCGCTCCTACGACACCACCCGCCAACGCCCCAGCCTCTGACCTCTCACCTGTCCAAGGTTTCCGCTCATTGTGGCAACGGTTGTCAAGGCAACAGTGGAGACGGATTTACGTGACACCCTCATGTGCCGGTTGATTGAACCCCCCACTGTGGCCTTACTGGAACTATGACCTGACCTCTCGGTGGGgaccgggcgggggggggcggggtcaccgTCAGGCCGCCGCCGGCGCATGGAGGGCCGATTTATGGATCCTTCAAACACAAGCATGAGCAATCACGTCCACGCACAGACATGACAAGTCGAACTCAGAGACCGCTCCTCATATCTGTATACCCCACGGGCTGGGTTTGCCtcttgtcagtgtgtgtgtgtgttgtgtgtgtgtgtgcgtgcgtgcattcATTCCAGTGTGTATCTGCCTGTGCATGTAGGTGtggaagtgtttgtgtgtgtatgtgtgcgatAGCTTTGACAGTCCCTTCTCATCCCTTATTCAGTAGAGATGCAGGATGTGGAGGggatgtcaaaataaaagcacgcatGCACCGGTGAATTCCTTTTTAAAAGGGAGGGATGGAACCGGAGACCGAGGACCGCTGGAGCTTTACACGCAGCTACAGGCGCCCAGCATTTCTTGTCCCACCGCCTCACGGCCAAACGCCGCTGGGATGCCGCTGAGGCAGAACGCTCATGCCAAACCGGATCAGCACCACCACTACCACCCTGCTGCAGCGCCGCCGACGCCTCGCTTCCTGCCTGTCTCCGGCCTCCGCTTCCCTCCCGACGTGATTCCTGATCCCGTTTAGCATCGTCGGCTCACAATAAAAGCAGCGAGCCCGGCATTCCGTCTTCACTCTGTCGGATTTCTGCTATTTACCGGACTGTTTcttttatcttgtttttattAAGACGGACACCGATGGTTATGTGTTTAGATATTTTTATTTCCCTGtcattaattattgtttttatattcacGTGTCATAGAGGGAATATTTGACTTGAACTATTGTTAATAGGCATCCATCCTGAACGGACCCGATTGAGGGATCTGCCTGGATCGTATGTTTTTCTGCCTCTGGGATTTGTCTGAGTGTAGAGGTCCGGTTGTCGGTGTGCTCTGTATTCAGGAAGTTCTGGTTCAGGAAGGCTATACTAAAAGGGtgtgagagggggggtgggggggttgttcaTCTGCATCCTAATCATTAAATCTAATCAATCCACAGCTTGACTAaatgtctgtctctctctcttgctgtccactcagtggggggggggcttaaaatGAATATAGAACTATTGATTTGTACTTGATATGTATGACTTCACAACTTACCAGAATCGCACCTCTCCCACGCTCCATCTTGAAACTCAGGAGAGTCGGTGTCGACAGaccattagccccccccccccagcgactGGAGTTTAACCGctatccaccccccccctccctactTGGATGCGGCCCAGACCCATTCTGACTCCAGCCGCTCCAGTATGGAGAATCCATTGGGCCACGCTGAGCCAGGGAGCcatttatgcccccccccccagtgactcCCCAACAGCCTTCTCGGCTTTCCACATTACCACAGCTACACCTCCACATATCTCCAGTGAAACTCTCCATTGTTGTGGCTCATTGTTGCTCCGCTCTGTGTGACGGGTATTCATCCTGCCCTCTGTGGGTGGCGTACCTGTCTGTGAATAGGTGTGTAATTAGTGTTTAAGGAGAGACTGTTTGTGTTCGGGGGGGGGATTTGGAGGCGGAGCTCTTTAGTGTAAAATCCTGCaccacacttttttttgtttttttttgtttaccacATTTCAAATTGCGTCCTGCGTAAATATCACTTAACCAAAGAGGCGGcggcagcagagagaaagaaacacatgAACTCTGGGAACGTACCTTCCTCTTCAAAAGTTTAATTCTTAGTTCATATGAAAAAGGCTACGCCTGCATCACATTGCACCAATTTCTCTACGTATAGTTTTACAGGTTATTATTGTCCGGGCGCACAGATGAGGCACAAACACGCCGGTTTCGGTTCAGTGGGGCACCTCAGGGATCAGGCTTAGTGTCGCAGCACATTCCGGAGGTTGCATGTTACCGCGCCACCAGTGACCCGGCTGCACAATGGgacaaggtggggggggggtgaaaaatgCAACttcaactgttttttttattataatttttttttacattaggtTCTGTGCCCACCTTAAGTGGAAAATAATGACTCAAAGTTGCGGTGGAGCTGCCTGTGTTCTCGACTAGCACCCTGAAGTGAACTGTGGGGAGtgttaaatacacaaacacacacacacacacgcacacacacacctcaccagAGCGAAGTTTTTCACTGTATGATTAATGCCATCTTCCTTCAAGAGCTGCGTCGGACGTTTCTGCGACTCACTCGCACTTTTCAGGTACATTTACTGCCAGCcttgcatgatttttttttttttttgggggggggggggggctgtgtttcCACTCAAGGCCGTTTtttggtgtgtatttgtgtgttttgaatgGCAGGCGTTGGGTGGAGCGTCACAGTCCGTGTCCTGTGTTCActtcatttgaatttaaatggtCTACGGGGGGGGATTCCAACTGCCTTTCACATCACACCACGTGCATTTCCCATTACGCGCACAGATCACTCACAGTTACTCATAAGTCCCCGTCCCTCCACACCTCGCGCGAACTTCCACACGTACAGAAAAAACATCTTTTCACATGCTTTCTGTTCTCATGCTTTCAACACAAAACCATACTGTAGTGTATAAACCGGCCCCTGACGCTCACAAGTGCAGATGTGCACAAGGCATGAACAGCAtgtggcctttttttttctttgcatatcTATTTTTCATAAAGTTGACTGCTATAAATCATCCAGTCATAACTTATTCCAACACATATAGgccaacgacccccccccccccctacacactgTTTGATCTGCAGGCTGTGTGCATTAGTTCCCATCTGAGCCGTTTAATGATACCGTTTTGCCTTTTGCATCGAGACGTCCATCCATCTTACCCCTTAGTATTCTGAGCTTGGCTCATTGAAACATGCCAGGATAGCATAGGACACACTAAACagacacaccacacacacaatagcAGAGCAGACCCGGCTGCCTCAGCAGTCCAAGCGAGCCTGCCTCGCTAGTTCCTCTCCGGCAGCGTTCCCCTTGAAGGTCTCTGCCACCGTCCCTCACAGGTAAACCCTCAGAGTGGTCTGCGAGGTCTTTGTCTGTCGTCACACGGTCACCGGAGGGAATTTCTGGTCACTGGAGCCACTGGTTGGAGGAGGGCAGGGCGACTGGAGGGGTCTGTATCCTCCCTGACTGGGGTCCAGAAAAGCCGGGCCGGGGGACACGGCGTGGGCGTAGCCGATGTACTGCGGGTGTAGAAACTGTCCCTGGTGGGGCATGATTTGCGTGGCCTGTTGGCAGTTGAGAACGGAGAAGTTGGTGGGCATGTTGACGAAGACGCTGGCGTCGGGGGACAGGCAGCAGGAGGCCTGAGCACGCAGGATGGGAGGAGGGGCGGGACGGGGTGCGGCGGGCGGGGCGGAGGAGCTGGACGATGTGGCCGTGCTGGACTGACGGGAGGACGAACCTCTGGATGTTCCCGAGCTGGACATCATGGGGATGGTTTCCAGGAGTctgccgccaccgccgccgccgcccgccgCACCCCCTGAGGACAGTTCGTGTTTGGGCCGgaggcagcggcagcagcacaCGGCAACCACAGAGCCCACCAGGATGAAAGCTACAAACACAGACCCCACAATCAGGAAGGGCACATAGATGGGCACTGTAGACGGTGAAGAAAGAGACACAGTCACATTATGGGAAACAACCATCGGAGCAGCTTTAGTGGCAAAGGAACAACATTAATCTTGCTGTCACACGTGAGTAAAGATtgattaaggggggggggggggggggggctgagcaaGGAGGTGTTTGGACGCGAGTAGAGGAATGAGAGGTACGCTGGGATTGGCTCCCCCGGGAGCCCGGGCTCTCATTAGCCGTTATGAACTTTGTTTTGATCTCCTCTAATCCCCCGGCACCCTGCCGTGCCCCCCCGCACCCCCGGCCCCCCCTCGACCCTGTAGACCCGTGTGCGCTTTTGCATGGACAACATTCTCAAGGCCCGGTTGCCAGCAGATATTTGTGACCGCTCTTTCTTTCCAAGGCTATTTATGACTCACCCTATGACTGCAGTGCTTGGCTTCGCCTTAAGGGAGGGTTTTAGAGTTGAAGGATTTAATGCAGCTAAATAGGAGCTTGCTCagatctttgggggggggggggggcaatcatcTTTAAATCAACGTAGAAAGCAGACTCCTTCTtgcaggacctgtcctttcttTTGTTCGAAAAAAATCAGAAGAAGCAAATCAGACTTGAAAGGACGCAGGATAAGCGCCGTTAATAACCTTGAAACACGATCGACcgtactttttctttcttttttctgccttCTGCCTTCACTCTTTCTGccaaataacaataataatgcttAGAGTGAAGGTTTCTGGCAGACTGCTGCGTGACAGGCGATAGGATCGCGTCTGAGGCGCTTTCCTTGACTTGCTCATTCCCAAGCTCGCTCGCACAAACACCTTGCAAAACACAATAATGGCCGCGCTACGTTGTAAGTGTTCGGTTGTGTTTTATCGTTCCCACGGGGTGTAGTTATTTTCACCTCTCAATGTGCCCGTGCGTTACGAGGTGTAACTGTATGCCGACGCGAGAGAGGTGGCAACTGGCTCCAGTTTccttttgtgtctttttgaaATGCATCCATACGGCCTTGAGAAACTTTTACAAATATTCTCAACAAatgtagcgggggggggggggattaaaggGGATTACTGCCTGGAACCTGTTAAGAGCTGGAGGGCATCCATGTGCTCAGATTCGGAAGCCCAGGTGACAGAAAGACACGAGGAGGCCACACGATGAAATGAACTGGGACCTTCAGCCGCCCCTCGGCGTGCGAGTGTAAAGAGGTTTCAACGGGAACACGCAAGCCAATGGCTGCCCTCTTCTCCTGCACTAATATGACCCATGCGTCTAAACTCAACTTCTACTCCCTTCTTCTGTCTGAATGGATGACGAGGATGAGTTATTGCCTTTGTCTTGTGTTACTTCTTCCTTGCTTTCACTGCTGAGCTACTTTCCAAAAAGCTGCACAGTAAATCTGCAATGCAGACTTGGAGTTCAGCAAAATAGAACGGAGGATGAAGCCCTCAAATCCTTTACCTAAGTACAAATGCCATTACAGCATTATaaagctacaaaaaaaaaaaaaaaacgtaagtCATAGCACAGACATATTATATTTCtataaaatgtacttaaaaGTAGTTTAGGAGTTAGTTTAATGTGTGCCTCACTTAAATGCCAACATTTGATCCTCAGAACTTCAAGCACGGCCATCGAAGACCGATGGGAACGTCATTGGAGTTTCAGCAATACGAACCCAAAGCGTTGAGTCAAACGGAATAAAAGTTCTGATATTACATTTCATCCTGTGGGTGAAATTAAAGACATCAAAGCAGATTCCAACAGCTGCCGAGATATTTCAAGTAAGTTGAAGCTGCTCCAGGCGCAACAAGGAGAAAAACTGCAGCATCGTTCATCCTCTGGGGAGGGCGAATGTCTGCATTAGGGTCTGACAGAAATGAATCCAAGCGGTTTGGAGAAAATTCAGCCTGGACCAAAGATGTGGTTCCAAAAATGAGCtcatttgtgtgtatgtttggGGTGAAACAAATGTGTAATGGAGTCTCCCCATTAGAAGCATCAAGTGGAAATATCTTGCACTGAATCGGTCGTCTGTGATATTTCAGACGTTCTCTTTATCTGTCCGCCCTCCCGTTGTTCCCTGTCGCTCTTCCACACCTGTTGCTGTAGTTGAGCTGCAGCCGCCATGCTTGTAACGGCAGCCCCTTCTCTTTAAGCTCTTGTTTTGGGCACAGTCTTGGCGGGCCGGGCTCTCCTGCAGCTATCCCACGGGCATTCTCCCATTCCTAAACACCATATGTTACTCCATGTTGAGCACATTAATAATGTCCTGCCTGTTATCCCACTGACATCACAGCGTGTATCCTTCCCTGGATGATTAATACGCTGCAGGAATATGATAAATGATCAAAATAGGCAAACGGAACTCAGGCCTTGCTTTTCTTTTAAGTTCTCTTGGCTGGAGGCCACAGAATGAAACGTGTATACGTCTTCCTGTATAGTGATAAGGCATGATAGCATTAGCAAATGACATCATATATAGCTGGAAGTCCAAAAGAGAGAATCACAAAGTAAGCCTTTGGTGCCGTTTTTGCTGTTTTCCATGTTGATCTTCATGTTGATCTTCTATCTGAAATAGTCAAGGGCTTGATGGTAGACTCATTTATGGGAACTTGGGAACGCCACTTTTCACTAAATAAGTTGGAGCAGGATT
This DNA window, taken from Brachionichthys hirsutus isolate HB-005 chromosome 14, CSIRO-AGI_Bhir_v1, whole genome shotgun sequence, encodes the following:
- the LOC137903964 gene encoding protein shisa-2; amino-acid sequence: MELKSLFRSQCANTRPRATRPRMSGGGLPTYVTVIATLLLLIIDVEASGEYCHGWRDNQGLWKEGFQCPEKIDAEDAIICCGKCELRYCCSSTDARLDQGGCDNDRQAQQPGAGSKEEKDSDAVPIYVPFLIVGSVFVAFILVGSVVAVCCCRCLRPKHELSSGGAAGGGGGGGRLLETIPMMSSSGTSRGSSSRQSSTATSSSSSAPPAAPRPAPPPILRAQASCCLSPDASVFVNMPTNFSVLNCQQATQIMPHQGQFLHPQYIGYAHAVSPGPAFLDPSQGGYRPLQSPCPPPTSGSSDQKFPPVTV